Proteins encoded by one window of Arachis ipaensis cultivar K30076 chromosome B04, Araip1.1, whole genome shotgun sequence:
- the LOC110271071 gene encoding uncharacterized protein LOC110271071: MFRHHQSHRHYRRHPRELQCRCSTSSRRASMVAVAASSPPPRRSCHRVLSRRHRRCPGARPPSSLRASRERERTWVRVVTKKRSCAPRHRRHQFTTTTAKVPPPSFQCRHSCPLFPSSFCPASPALKSASTTIRPEGKRHCYCLTVASSAFPIPFLKLVIVLIRNH; encoded by the exons AGAGTCATCGTCACTATCGTCGTCATCCTCGTGAGCTGCAGTGTCGCTGTTCAACCTCGTCCCGCCGTGCCTCCATGGTCGCCGTTGCTGCGAGCTCGCCACCGCCGAGGAGAAGCTGCCATCGCGTCTTGTCCCGCCGTCACCGTCGTTGCCCTGGAGCTCGCCCACCATCGTCATTGAGGGCCAGCAGAGAGAGAGAACGAACGTGGGTCAGGGTCGTCACCAAGAAGAGGAGCTGCGCTCCACGCCACCGTCGCCACCAGTTTACGACCACCACTGCGAAGGTTCCGCCGCCGTCGTTCCAGTGCCGCCATTCATGCCCTCTGTTTCCTTCGTCGTTCTGTCCAGCATCACCAGCACTGAAGTCAGCTTCTACCACCATCAGGCCTGAAGGGAAGCGCCACTGCTATTGCCTGACAGTAGCTTCCTCTGCGTTCCCAATTCCATTCTTGAAACT TGTTATCGTCCTTATCCGGAACCACTGA